The following proteins come from a genomic window of Sorex araneus isolate mSorAra2 chromosome 1, mSorAra2.pri, whole genome shotgun sequence:
- the DAP gene encoding death-associated protein 1: MSSPPEGKQETKAGHPPAVKAGGMRIVQKHPHSGDGREDKDKDEQEWESPSPPKPTVFISGVMARGDRDFPPEAAQVAHQKPRASMDKHPCPRPQHIQQPRK; this comes from the exons ATGTCTTCGCCTCCCGAGGGCAAGCAGGAGACCAAGGCCGGACACCCGCCCGCCG TGAAGGCCGGCGGGATGCGCATCGTGCAGAAGCACCCTCACTCTGGGGACGGCAGGGAGGACAAGGACAAGGACGAGCAGGAGTGGGAGAGCCCCAG cccccccaagcccaccgTGTTCATCTCTGGAGTCATGGCCCGG GGCGACCGAGACTTCCCCCCGGAGGCCGCCCAGGTGGCCCACCAGAAGCCCCGCGCCTCCATGGACAAGCACCCGTGCCCGAGACCCCAGCACATCCAGCAGCCTCGCAAGTga